TCGTTTCAGGAAGTGAGCGGGCTCGACGTGCAGTCCGAAGAAATCAAGTACCGCCATGGCGATAGCCCCGAGTTCTCCGTGATCAAGATGCCGGGCATGAAGAAGTACGGCAACGTGACCATGAAGAAGGGCGTGTTCAAGTCCGATAACAAGTTCTGGGACTGGTTCAACCAGATCAAGATGAACACGATCAAGCGGGTGCCCGTCACGATCAGCCTGCTCGACGAGGCCGGCAAGCCGACGATGGTCTGGACGCTCGCCAATGCGTGGCCCACCAAGATCACGGGCACCGATCTGAAGTCCGAAGGCAACGAAGTCGCCATCGAGACCATCGAGATCGTGCACGAAGGTCTGACGATCGCCAACAGCTGACCCGGCGTGGCCGCACTGGTGAGCCCGCATCGCGGGCCGCCAGTGTCGGTTGTTTTTCGACGTTCCACGCAAGCCCGATTGCCTGAGTGTTCCCCGTTCGCACGCCATGCCTTCATCGCCTTTCGATCCCTATCCGCCGTCGGCTTTTCACTTCCGCGTGATGTTCGCGTCCACGGCGGGTGCTGTCGACGCCTCGTTTCAGGACGTCTCCGGCATCGGTACGGAAGTCGACACCGAGGCGGTGCCCGAGGGCGGCGAGAACCGGTTCGTGCACACGCTGCCGAAAGGCGTCAAGCATCCGAATCTGGAGCTCAAGCGCGGCATTGCCGCGATGACGTCGCCGCTGGTGATGTGGTGCCGTTCGGTGTTCGAGGGCGAGTTCATCGTGCCGATCCGGCCGCAGTCGCTGATGGTGCAGTTGCTCGACGAATTGCATCTGCCGATCCGCATCTGGACGTTTGCGAATGCGTATCCGGTGAAGTGGGAAATCGAGAGTTTCGGCGCGATGAAGAACGAAGTGGCCATCGAGAAGATCGTGCTGAGCTACACATACTCGACCCGCATGGCGTAACAGGGATCCGTGAGGGATCAGTTAGGGATCAGTGCACACAGGGGATTTTGCAATGCCAATCGAAATTGGCCATCTGAGCATCAAGTCGACCGTGGTGCAGCGCGCGGCGGACAACGCTGGACTGCCCGCATCGATGGACGACGAGCCCGCGGTTTCGTACACGTTCGACGAACAGGCGCGCGCCGAACTGCTCGCCGAATGCCGCACGCTGGTGCGCGAGATGCTCGAACGGGCCAAGGAGCGCTAAGCCGTGGCGACGAGTCTTACACGACGCAAGTTCAGCATCGCACCGTGCACGGTCTCCGGCGGACAGATCTCCGTGGACGGCAGCCGCGCGCCGTTCGAGGCGCTGATCAACCCTGTCGGTTACAAGCGCAAGCTGAGCATCGAATACAACAAGAAGCAGACGCTGGGCCAACCGAGCGCCACGCCGCGTTTCAGCGCCGTGCGCCCCGAGACCATCACCATCGAAAATCTCGTGCTCGACGGCACGGGCGTGGTCGACGGCACCGGCTCGCGCAGCGTGAAGGACATGATCGACGCCATGCTGGCGGTGATCTACAAGTACGACGGCAAGAAGCACGAGCCGAACTACGTGCGTCTGCTCTGGGGCACCTTTATTTTCTTCGGGCGGGTCGAATCGATCGGTCTCGACTATACGATGTTCAAGCCCACCGGCGAGCCGCTGCGCGCGCGCGTGACGCTGGGCGTCGTCGGCTGGGTCAGCGCGACGGAGAGTTCGCTGCGCGCGAATCTCAGTTCGCCGGACCTGAGCCATCTGGTGGAAGTCAAGGCCGGCGACACCCTGCCGCTGCTTTGCAACCGTATCTACAACGATCCGTCGTATTACCGCGAAGTCGCGCGCATCAATGACCTGACCGGCTTTCGCAAGCTGGAGCCGGGCATGATGCTGCGCTTCCCACCGCTCGTCTGAGTCTCATCCGATCACATGGCCGACTCTCCCGCGCTGAAGACCAGTGAAGTACTCAAGCTCACGATCACGAGCGGCGGCAGTGCGCTGGCCGACACGATCCGCATCATTTCGGTGGACATCGAACGCGCCGTCGGGCGTGTGTGCCAAGCTCGAATCGAAATCCTCGACGGCGATATGCCGGACAACGACTTTCCCGTCAGCGATCTGGACACCTTCGTGCCGGGGGCCGACATTGCGATCAGCGCGGGATACGGTTCGAGCGCGACGCAGATCTTCGACGGCGTGGTGATCCGTCACAGCATCCGGATCTCGGAGAGGAACGAAGCGCGTCTGGTCGTGGAGTGCCGGCACAAGGCCGTGAAGATGACGATTGGCTGCAACAACGCCAACTACGTGGACATGAAGGACAGCGACATCCTCAGCCAGTTGATCGACAAGGCCGGGGCAACGGCGGAGGTCGCCGCGACGACCACCCAGCACAAGGAAATCGTGCAGTTCTACAGCACCGACTGGGATTTCATGCTGTTGCGCGCCGAGGCGAACGGCGCGCTGGTCATCGCGGACGACAACGGCAAAGTCTCCGTCAAGGCGCCGCAGACGTCTGCCGCCGCCGTGCTCAAGGTGACCTATGGCGTCGACCTCATGTCGTTTTCGGCGGACATCGACGCGCGTACGCAGTTGCAAAGCGTGGTCGCCGCCGCATGGGACCCGAGCACGCAAGCGATGGTGCAGCAGACCTCGTCGTCGACGTCGCTCTATGCGCAGGGGAATCTGAGCCCATCGACGTTGGCCGGCGTGGTCGGTCCGTCGACGTTCCGTCTGCAATCGACGGTGCCGGTGCCGTCCGACGACCTCAAGTCCTGGAGCGACGCCACGCAAATGCGGGCGGCACTCGCCCGGATTCGCGGGCGCATGTCGTTTCAGGGCAGCGCGTTGGCCAAACCCGGCACGATGATCGAAATCGCCGGCGTCGGCAAGCGATTCAGCGGCAGCGTGTTCGTGAGCGGTGTGCAGCATCGCATCTCGGACGGCAACTGGATAACGGAAGTCGACTTCGGCATGTCGCCCGAGCGTTTCTCGGAGCGCCGCGGCGCGGGAGACGTGATGGCCTCCGGCCTGCTGCCGGGCGTGGGCGGCTTGCAGATCGGCAAGGTGGTGAAGCTCGATGCCGACCCCGAGAACCAGTACCGGATTCAGGTCGCCGTGCAGGTGTTGCAGGCGGAGACGGTTGGCGTGTGGGCGCGGCTGGCAAGTTTCTACGGATCGTCGGGGGTGGGAGCGTTTTTCATCCCCGAAATCGGCGACGAGGTGATTCTGGGGTACCTGAACGGCGATCCGTCGTATCCCGTGGTGCTGGGCAGCGTCTACAGCAGTCAGCTCAAGATGCCGTACGAACTGACGGCCGAGAATTTCACCAAGGCGTTGTGGACAAAGGGGATGCTCAAGGTCATCTTCGACGACGACAAGAAAGTCATCACGCTCATTACGCCGCAGAAGAACACCATCGAGATGAGCGACGACGCCAAGTCGATCTGCCTGACCGACCAGAACGACAACAAGATCCAGATGACGCCCGACGGCATCACGCTCGACAGTCCCAAGGACATCGTCATCAACGCGAAGGGGAAAGTAAGCATCAGCGCCGTCGGGAATATCGAGCAATCCGCCAAGGCCGACATCAAAAGCGAAGCGCTCAACATCACCAGCACCGCCAACGTCGGTTTCACCGCCAAGGGCTCGGCCACGGCCGAGTTGTCGGCGAGCGGCCAGACGACGGTCAAGGGCGCGTTGGTGATGATCAACTGACGCGCCGAAGCGCACGAAGCGCACGAAGTACACGAGGCACACAGAACGCAGTACCGACCGAAGGAGACCGCGCCATGCCGATGGCCGCCCGACTGACCGACATGCACACCTGTCCGATGCAGACACCCGCCGTGCCCGCGCCGATCCCGCACGTCGGCGGGCCGATCATCGGTCCATGCGTACCGACGGTGCTCGTCGGCAAGCTGCCCGCCGCCGTCGTGACGGACAACTGTGTGTGCGTGGGGCCGCCGGACAGCATCGTCATGGGATCGACAACCGTCATGATCGGCGGCAAGCCCGCGGCCCGCGTCGGCGACACGTGCGCGCACGGCGGGGCGATCGTGATGGGCTGTCCCACGGTGATGATCGGTGGATAAACCCGGGAGCAACGCGTGAGCGCAGACAAATCGTTTCTCGGCACCGGTTGGTCGTTTCCCCCGCGCTTCGGCGACAGCGCAGTCAGTGGCCACACCCAAATGGTCGAAGGGGAGACGGACATTCGGGAAAGCCTCGGCATCATCCTGTCGACGGTGCCCGGCGAGCGAATCATGCAGCCCACGTTCGGCTGCGGCATCAAGGCTTACGTCTTCGAGGAAATCAGCGAGAGCGTGATGACCGAGATGCGCGACGCGATCGACCGGGCGATTCTGTTCTTCGAGCCGCGCGTTACCGTGGAGCGCATCGACATCGATGTGTCGAACGCCATCCAGGGCCGTGTCGACGTGCTGATCGACTACACCGTGCGCGGCACGAACACGCGCACCAACATGGTCTATCCGTTCTACTTCCTCGAGGGCACCAACGTGCCGGAGGCGCAGATCGAGTCGCCGGAATAAAGACGCCAGCCGATGCACAATCTCATCATTCGGGATGGAACCAGTCAGGCGATGCGGGCCTTGCCCCCATTGCAGGACGGCTATTTCCATCTCGACGAGATGACGTTTCACGAACTGCTGGACATCGTCGTCGAATTCGCCTCGCTGGTGCGATTCCATAACGCGCAGGACGTGCCCGAAGGCGACTGGTCGCCGTTCTTTCGCGCCGATGAAACGGTGGTCATGAGCCGTATCCTCGCGTTCGATCTGACGCGCGAGACGGAACGGTTCGCCCGATGGTGGCGCGACACGCCCGAATACGACGGTGTGAGCGGCACGGACGCCGGATTGCGCTCGATGCTCGGCGCGTCGCCCGTGCCCGAACTGATCGAGACGCTCAACGCGTGGTACGAGGCACTTTCGCAGGCCAGAAGCGATAACGGACTCGGTCTGCGCACGGTGCTGCGCGCCGTCATCATGCAATTGAGTCGGCGGGAGACCGGGGTGCTCCGCGCGCTGGAATCGTTGCAGCTGCGCTCGGCGCTCGACCCCGTATGGATGGAAGCCTCGACGTCCGTGATTGCAGACGCGGCCGAAGACGGCGCGACGGCCAAGGCACCCACACCAGTCGCCCTGAGCAAAGCCGACGTGCGCGCCGACTTTCATGCATACATGAAAGCCATCGAGATGGTGCGCAAGGAGGCGTTGACCCGGTTGCCGGCGTCGTTGCACAGCGGCAATCACGATCCGGCCGTCGGTTTGCTGATCGCCTTCGTCAAGCAGTTCGAGAAACTCCAGAGCAAGCTCAACGGCTACACGCAGAAGTTCATCGACTTCTATTACGAACGCATGCTCGGCAGCGTGCCGCGCGGTGTGGTGCCGGATCACACATGGCTGGTCCTGCGACGCAATCCGGACGCCAAGGACGTGGTGGTGCCGGCCGGCACCGTGTTCCCGGCGGGAATCGATGCTCAGGGTCGCGACATCCTGTACCGGTCGCAAGACGAGTTGTGCGTAACCGGCGCCCGCGTGAGCCGGGTCCAGACGCTCTACCTCGACCACAACGGCTACAGCATGCCGGAGAACCTGTTGCCGGAAGACCCCGATGCCGGGCAAAACGCACGGAAGTGGCCGACCGCCGCGTGGTTCGACGAGGTGCCTTGTGCGCCGCCCGGCGTCGATCATTCGAAGGCGTGGCCGATCCTGGGGGCGCCCAAACCCGGTGCGGGCATCAGTTTGCATGGCGCGGCGCGAATCGGATTCGCACTGGCCAGCAAGGTGCTGTTGCTCAAGGAAGGCGAGCGGGTCGTCACGCTGACGATCGCCTTCGCCGACGACAGCCTCGTCACGCGGCTGGGGCAGGTCGCCGATGCGGTCTTCGGCGGCAGGCAAGGCGTCGGCGAAACGTTCGACGAGATGCATCTCCGACGTCAGGATCTCTATCTCAAGATTCTGCGCAGCCTGTTTTCGGTCGCGTTGACCGGCGAGACCGGCTGGATCGAGATCGCGGGCTATGTGCCGAGACTCGAAGGTCGGGAGATGCGCCTGAGTTTCGCATTGCCGCCGCAAGCGCCATCCGTCGTGCGCTATTCCCCGGCGCTGCACGGCGAGGCGTTCGATGTCGACACGCCGCTGGTCCGGTGCATTATCAATCCCGGCGCGTATCTGTTTCCCTACGGCCTGCTGCGCAATCTCCCGGTAACCGGCGCGCGCATCGATGTCGAAGCCCGCGGTTGCCGCGATCTGGTGCTGTACAACAACATCGGCCAGTTGAGTGCCGCGACGCCGTTTGCGCCATTCGGACCGATTCCGCGCCTCGGCAGCTATCTGGTGGTCGGCAGTACGGAGATGGCGTCCAAGCGCATCACGCGCTTCAGCCTGCGCATCGAGTGGGCGGACTTGCCTCGTGTGGCGGGCGGCTTCGGCACCTGGTACGACGGCTACGACGTGCGTCTGACGAATGACGACTATCTGGCATCGGTCGAGGTGCTGGCCAAGGGCGGCTGGCTGCCGGCGGGAGACGCACCGCGTCCGGTCGTGCCGCTGTTCCACACGCGTGTGACGCCCGGCAAGGGCGAGCGGATCGACAATTCCATCGTGTGGGAGGCCGGATCGCTCGCGCATCTGTTCGAGCCGGACGCCGGCGTGAGTCCGGCCCATCCACTGACATGGGGGCCCGGCGCGAAGAACGGGTTTTTCAAGTTCACGTTCGCGGCACCGGCATTTGCCTTCGGCCATGACGCGTACGCGCAGACCCTGTCGACGTCCATGCTCGCGAACGCGCGCAAGCGCATGTGGCGCCGGGCGCGTCCCATGCCACGCGCGCCTTACACGCCCATCGTGAACACGATTTCGTTCGACTATGCCGCGACGGGGGCGATCAGCGTCGATCGAATAGCCAATCGAGACGAGGACGGCCGCTTCCTCCATCTGCTTCCCGCCGGCTGGGAAACGCTCGACATGACGAGCTACCCGGCGCCCGAGTTGCTGCCACGGTTCGAAGATGCCGGCAATCTCTACATCGGCATCGATGGCGACGACCCGGGCGACACGTTGACGCTGCTGTTCCAGTTGCGCGAAGACTCCCGTCCGGTCTGCGCGGCCACCGATGGGACGCTCGACGACGCACACGCCACCGGACTGCGCTGGAGCTATCTCTCGGACAACGTCTGGAAGCCGCTCTCGCGTCGCGACATCCTGACCGACAGCACACACCGGTTGATGACTTCGGGGATCGTGACGCTGCGTGTGCCGGCCGATATCGGAAACCGGAATTCCGTTATGCCCGATGGCCTTTACTGGCTTCGGATCAGTGCCGACCGGGACATGGAGAAGTACTGCAGTCTGTATGCCGTGCATGCGCAGGCGGTGCAGGTCCAGCGAGGGGAGGATGTCCCGCAGACGGTGCCGATGGTGCTGCCGGCAGGAACGATCACGCGCAGCCGCCGCCCGCTGCCGGGCATCGTGTCCGTCACGCAGCCGTTGCCGTCGTGCGGCGGCCGCGCACAGGAGACCCGTGAACAGATGCGCACGCGGGTGAGCGAACGTCTGCGTCACAAGCAGCGCGCCGTCACGCCGGCCGATTTCGAATCCCTGATTCTGGAAGCCTTTCCCGAGGTCTACAAAGTGAAGTGCTTCGCGAACCTCTCGACGAAGCATGGCCCGCACGACTGCGTGCGGCCCGGGCAGGCGCTCATCGTGCCGTTGCCGTACTGGCCCGCGACCCGGGATGGCGAGCAGATGCCGATGCTCGACGGCAACGTCGTCCAGCAAATCGCCGAATTCGCCAACGCCCTGTCGTC
The Pandoraea pulmonicola DNA segment above includes these coding regions:
- a CDS encoding GPW/gp25 family protein, whose amino-acid sequence is MSADKSFLGTGWSFPPRFGDSAVSGHTQMVEGETDIRESLGIILSTVPGERIMQPTFGCGIKAYVFEEISESVMTEMRDAIDRAILFFEPRVTVERIDIDVSNAIQGRVDVLIDYTVRGTNTRTNMVYPFYFLEGTNVPEAQIESPE
- a CDS encoding PAAR domain-containing protein encodes the protein MPMAARLTDMHTCPMQTPAVPAPIPHVGGPIIGPCVPTVLVGKLPAAVVTDNCVCVGPPDSIVMGSTTVMIGGKPAARVGDTCAHGGAIVMGCPTVMIGG
- the vgrG gene encoding type VI secretion system tip protein VgrG, whose amino-acid sequence is MADSPALKTSEVLKLTITSGGSALADTIRIISVDIERAVGRVCQARIEILDGDMPDNDFPVSDLDTFVPGADIAISAGYGSSATQIFDGVVIRHSIRISERNEARLVVECRHKAVKMTIGCNNANYVDMKDSDILSQLIDKAGATAEVAATTTQHKEIVQFYSTDWDFMLLRAEANGALVIADDNGKVSVKAPQTSAAAVLKVTYGVDLMSFSADIDARTQLQSVVAAAWDPSTQAMVQQTSSSTSLYAQGNLSPSTLAGVVGPSTFRLQSTVPVPSDDLKSWSDATQMRAALARIRGRMSFQGSALAKPGTMIEIAGVGKRFSGSVFVSGVQHRISDGNWITEVDFGMSPERFSERRGAGDVMASGLLPGVGGLQIGKVVKLDADPENQYRIQVAVQVLQAETVGVWARLASFYGSSGVGAFFIPEIGDEVILGYLNGDPSYPVVLGSVYSSQLKMPYELTAENFTKALWTKGMLKVIFDDDKKVITLITPQKNTIEMSDDAKSICLTDQNDNKIQMTPDGITLDSPKDIVINAKGKVSISAVGNIEQSAKADIKSEALNITSTANVGFTAKGSATAELSASGQTTVKGALVMIN
- a CDS encoding phage tail protein, which translates into the protein MPSSPFDPYPPSAFHFRVMFASTAGAVDASFQDVSGIGTEVDTEAVPEGGENRFVHTLPKGVKHPNLELKRGIAAMTSPLVMWCRSVFEGEFIVPIRPQSLMVQLLDELHLPIRIWTFANAYPVKWEIESFGAMKNEVAIEKIVLSYTYSTRMA
- a CDS encoding phage tail protein — protein: MADDGSKQSTTVWPLPKFYFQVKWDSQVMSFQEVSGLDVQSEEIKYRHGDSPEFSVIKMPGMKKYGNVTMKKGVFKSDNKFWDWFNQIKMNTIKRVPVTISLLDEAGKPTMVWTLANAWPTKITGTDLKSEGNEVAIETIEIVHEGLTIANS
- a CDS encoding baseplate J/gp47 family protein; amino-acid sequence: MPPLQDGYFHLDEMTFHELLDIVVEFASLVRFHNAQDVPEGDWSPFFRADETVVMSRILAFDLTRETERFARWWRDTPEYDGVSGTDAGLRSMLGASPVPELIETLNAWYEALSQARSDNGLGLRTVLRAVIMQLSRRETGVLRALESLQLRSALDPVWMEASTSVIADAAEDGATAKAPTPVALSKADVRADFHAYMKAIEMVRKEALTRLPASLHSGNHDPAVGLLIAFVKQFEKLQSKLNGYTQKFIDFYYERMLGSVPRGVVPDHTWLVLRRNPDAKDVVVPAGTVFPAGIDAQGRDILYRSQDELCVTGARVSRVQTLYLDHNGYSMPENLLPEDPDAGQNARKWPTAAWFDEVPCAPPGVDHSKAWPILGAPKPGAGISLHGAARIGFALASKVLLLKEGERVVTLTIAFADDSLVTRLGQVADAVFGGRQGVGETFDEMHLRRQDLYLKILRSLFSVALTGETGWIEIAGYVPRLEGREMRLSFALPPQAPSVVRYSPALHGEAFDVDTPLVRCIINPGAYLFPYGLLRNLPVTGARIDVEARGCRDLVLYNNIGQLSAATPFAPFGPIPRLGSYLVVGSTEMASKRITRFSLRIEWADLPRVAGGFGTWYDGYDVRLTNDDYLASVEVLAKGGWLPAGDAPRPVVPLFHTRVTPGKGERIDNSIVWEAGSLAHLFEPDAGVSPAHPLTWGPGAKNGFFKFTFAAPAFAFGHDAYAQTLSTSMLANARKRMWRRARPMPRAPYTPIVNTISFDYAATGAISVDRIANRDEDGRFLHLLPAGWETLDMTSYPAPELLPRFEDAGNLYIGIDGDDPGDTLTLLFQLREDSRPVCAATDGTLDDAHATGLRWSYLSDNVWKPLSRRDILTDSTHRLMTSGIVTLRVPADIGNRNSVMPDGLYWLRISADRDMEKYCSLYAVHAQAVQVQRGEDVPQTVPMVLPAGTITRSRRPLPGIVSVTQPLPSCGGRAQETREQMRTRVSERLRHKQRAVTPADFESLILEAFPEVYKVKCFANLSTKHGPHDCVRPGQALIVPLPYWPATRDGEQMPMLDGNVVQQIAEFANALSSPWASVSVENPVYERIQVRCKVRFTERAGNGHYLTLLNDALSRFLTPWQDGAGYRTHFGWCIRQHDIEAYIGSLPYVQYVSGFSMLRIAAVSSTADAAELAATDMQTFTLFDTARQAGGTTGPQTDIFPLYPWSIAIPAAHHAIEAVDDDKDYEGVPTTLSQLEIGTTFIISDDDHEWKTVRPA
- a CDS encoding DUF5908 family protein; its protein translation is MPIEIGHLSIKSTVVQRAADNAGLPASMDDEPAVSYTFDEQARAELLAECRTLVREMLERAKER